The Streptomyces sp. B3I8 nucleotide sequence GGAAATGGGACGGGTGGTCGTCCGGTTGGAGCGAGGGCCGGTCGGCAAGGACGGCCGGCCGCACCACCACCGACACACCCAGAGAGCGAAGAAGGATTCCCATGAAGACCACGGGCACCACGGACACCACGGACACCACGGACACCACGGACACCACGGACACCTCGGGTACGAAGGTCGCGATCGTCACCGGGGCCTCCCAGGGCATCGGCGCCGGTCTCGTCGAGGCCTACCGCAAGCTCGGGTTCGCCGTCGTCGCCACCTCGCGGACCATCGCCGCCTCCGACGAGCCGGACCTCGTCACCGTTCAGGGCGACATCGCCGACCCGGAGACGGCCGAGCGCGTGGCGGCCGCGGCGATCGAGCGGTTCGGGCGGATCGACACCCTGGTCAACAACGCCGGCCTCTTCGTCGCCAAGCCGTTCACCGCGTACACGCGGGAGGACTACGACACGGTCATCGGCGTCAACCTCGGCGGGTTCTTCCGCCTCACCCAGCTCGCCGTCGGACAGATGCTCCGGCAGGGTGGCGGTCATGTCGTCCAGATCGGCACCAGCCTGGTCGATCACGCCCTCGCCGGCGTGCCCTCGGTGCTGGCCTCCCTGACCAAGGGCGGACTGCAGTCCGCCACCAAGGCGCTGGCCATCGAGTACGCGGGCCGCGGCATCCGCAGCAACGCGGTTGCCCTGGGCATCGTCAAGACGCCGATGCACGCGGAGGCGGACTTCGAGACGTACGCCGCCCTGCACCCGGTCGGGCGGATGGGTGAGATCGGTGACGTCGTCGACGCCGTCCTCTACCTGCAGAACGCGCCGTTCGTCACCGGCGAGGTCCTGCACGTCGACGGCGGCCAGAGCGCGGGCCACTGACGGGGGACGGAGAAGGGGGAGAAATGGGAGAGGAGAGGGGCAAGACGATGCTCGGGACAGCGGAACAACAAGCCGTTCTGCGGGACGTCATGGACCGGTGGAGGGCCGCGGTCGACGCCCACGAACCGGAGGAGGTGGCCGCCCTCTTCCGGGAGGACGCCGTCTTCCAGGGGCTGCACCCCTACAGTGTCGGACGGCAGGGGGTCGCGGAGTACTACGCGTCGCAGCCGGCCGGGATGACGGCCGCGTACGAGGTGCTCGAAACGCGTGCCCTCGCGGACGGCGTCCTGCTCGGGTACCTCGACGTCGACTTCGCCTTCACCGACCGGTCCGACATCCACGTCACGCTGTCCGTCGTCCTCACGCGCGGGGCCGGTGGCGGCTGGTCCCTGGCCCACTACCAGGTGACCAGGCTCGACTGACCGTGGGAGACCGGGCCTCCCAGTACAGAGGAAGCCGGTCCTGGCGCACGCCGGGACCGGCACCCCACGCTGGGGCCATGGCAAGCAGGCAGCAGCACCCCACCTCCGGCGCCGCCCCGGCACCCGCCCGCCCACGTGACGCGGGCGGCGGCCCGCACTCCCCGTGGCGCGACGTCGCCCGGGCGGGGGCCGCGCTCGCCACCGGCATGGGCGTCGGACGCTTCGTCTACACACCGATCCTGCCGCTGATGCACGCCGGGGCCGGACTGTCCACCGGGGCGGGGGCGAACCTGGCCACCGCCAATTACGTGGGCTACCTCGCCGGCGCACTCGCGGGAACGTTCCTGCCACGGCTGGTGCGCTCCCCGGCGGTGCTGCGCGGCGCGCTCCTGGCCCTCGTCGCCTCGCTCGCCGCCATGCCGCTGACGCGCAGCACCCTCGTGTGGCTGCTTCTCCGGCTGGGCGCGGGGATGTTCAGCGCGCTGATCTTCGTCACCGCCGCGAGTTCCCTGCTCAGCCGTCCGCGGAAGTATCCGGCCCATCTGCCGGGGTGGGCCTTCGGCGGGGTCGGGGCCGGTATCGCGCTGTCGGGGGTGCTGGTGCTGGCGCTCCGCCCGGTCGGCGACTGGCGCACGGCCTGGTGGGCCGCCGCGGCGCTCGCGGCGGTGCTGAGCGTCGCGGCCTGGGGGCTGCGGCCCGAATCGGCGACGGGCGCGGGGGTGAACGCGGGGGCAGGGGCCGCGCCGCCGGGGCGGAGGCAGGGGGAGCCGGTGCCGGGACGCTCGAGGGTGCGTACCCGGCGTTGGTTCGGTGCCCTGTTCGTGTCGTACACGCTGGAGGGCGTCGGCTACATCATCGCCGGAACCTTCCTGGTCGCGGCCGTCGAGCAGAGCTCGCCCGGCCGGCTCGGCAGCGGTGCGTGGGTGCTCGTCGGCCTGGCCGCCGTTCCCTCCTCCGCACTGTGGGCCGGGCTCGGGCGCCACTGGTCCCGGCCGACCCTGCTGACGGCCGCGCTGCTGGTGCAGGCCGTGGGCATCGCCCTGCCCGCGCTGTCCGGGGGAGTCGCCGCCGCGCTGATCTCCGCGACCCTCTTCGGCGGCACGTTCATCGGGGTGAGCACACTCACGCTGGCGACGGGCACGCATCTGCGCGTCCCGCGCGCCGTCGCGCTGCTGACCGCCGGGTACTCGGTCGGGCAGATCCTCGGCCCGCTCGTGGCCGCGCCCCTGCTGCATCACGGCTACCGGCGGGCGCTCGCCCTGGCGGCCGTGACCGTACTGGTTGCGGCACTCGCCGCCCTGGTTCTGCGCGTCCGCTTCCCCCACCGCATGCCGGTGCCGGACGGTGACGGTCCTGTCCACCGCCCGGCACCCGATGCCGACGTGACACCGCGAGCCGGAGAGCCGGCCGGGAGCTGACCGAGGCCAGACGGCGCCCCCGGCCGGGTCGGCAGCGATCGCGGCCGGGCCCGCCGTGTCCTCGTCCCGGTCTGCCGTCCCGATCGCGTCGACCAGCTCTGCCAGTGCCTCGCCGAGGGTGCCGACGCCGGGGCGTACGGACCGCCCGGTTCCGTCACGCAGACGTCGCGGCGGATCTCGATCACCAGGGCGGTGACCCGGGGGTCCCGCCCGTAGTGGCGCAGGGGGACGTAGGTGCCTTGGAACGGGCTGAGCAGCAGGTCCAGCATCTTGTAGTTGGTGATCAGCACGTCCGACGGCGCCTGACGCATCTCCTCACGGCGCGTCATCACCCGCCGGACGTCCGTGTCCGGCTAGTCGCCGATGTAGAGGCCGGCCGTCACCTGCGCCGGCTCCGGCTGTGCCAGGTACCCGCCGATACGGCCGGTCTGGTCGGTGGCGAGCGCGTTCATCGGTACGGCAACACGGCCTTCACCCGCGCCGGCCCAGCGCTTTCTGCCTGCGGCAGTGGTCGAGCACGGGGATCAGGAACGACTCGGTCTTGCCCGACCCGGTGCCGGTCGTCACGAGCGTCGGTACGTACCACCGTGACGGCGGATGTCGGCACCGTGACGATCAGCACCAAAAATAGCGCCCACCTCGGACAACGACACGAGGTCCGCGTACGAGCGGGCGGTGCCGCGCGGGGGAGGGGCCGGCCCTTGCCTCGGTGCCTCAGAGCCTCGGTACATCAGTGCCTCACGGGCGGCCGGGGATCGCGTCCGCTCGGCAGCCGGGCGTCTGCCGGAGAGCTCCGTGCCGATTGCCCGACGCGGTGCCGACCACCGCCCACACCGTCTTGCCGGGGCCGCTCCGGCGGTCGGTGACGCCCCAGCCGTCGGCCAGGGCGGCGACGAGGAGGAGGTCGCGGCCGGACTCGGCGTCGGGGGCGGGTTCGGTGGGGACGGTGACCACGGGGCGTCGCTCCTCGCGGGTGTCGGAGACCTCCAGCCGCAGTCGCCCGCCGTCCGCCCCGCCCTCCGCCTCGGCGGTCAGCCGTACGTGGAAGTCCCGTCCGGGGACCCGCCCGTGCCGCACGGCGTTGGCGCACAGCTCGGCGGCGATCAGGGTCAGTGTCTCGTTGATGTCGCTGTCGTAGGGGTGCCCTCAGGAGTCCAAGCAGTGCGCGACGAACAGCCGGGCCAGGCGGGCGCCGCGTGGGGTGGAGGTGAAGGCCATGGCGAAATCGCGCGCCGCCGTGGACGCGGAGGGCGGGCGGGGAGGCAGCGAGGGAAGGTACATGGCGGCAGCGTCCCGGCCGCGACCGGCGTGTCACCAGGGGTGCAGACTGTACGGCAGGGTGCTGTACGTGACGGCCCCGCCCGCATGGGGCGGTGAGCCGAAATGGCCTCAATGTAGGTTCGCGCTGCCCTTGTCATAACCGGCCTCGCTTACCTGCTGCTTGGGCCGCAGTCTCATCAGCTGTCCCACGGCTTCCGTCTCAGTTCGGTGGCATTTCTTCATGCCGCATCGTCCTGGTCCTCATCGGCCTTCCAGGTCTGGTCGAACCAGGTGATGAAGTCCATCACGGTGCCGACGCGGGCGATGCGCTCGTGGATGGCTCGTTGGTCGTGTCCGGGGAGGAGGTCGCCGCGTTCGATCGGTTTGCCGCAGCCGCAGTTGCACTTCCGGTTGTCCAGCGGGGACTTGAAGTAGGTGATGGGGTTCTGCTGGGCACCGTTCGGCGCGGGTTTGCCAACGTAGTGGTCGTACACCGGGTGCCCGGGTCCGAGGATGCGTCCTTCGAAGGCCCGCCGGCCGTCGGGGGTGTCGACGACCCGGTCGATCTCCATGGCCTGCCTGATGATGACGTCTCCGCTGACGGCGGCGAACCGCTCTCGTTCGACGCGCTCTCCGGGCATCACCCAGGTTCCCCGGGCGATGTCGTGAACCTGCTGGTCGGACAGCGCTTCGACCCATCCGAGCTGGGACCGCGCGAAGGCATCTTTGCGTGGGTCGATCGACCTGCGCCTGCCCAGCGTGATCTGGTTCATCGCGCCTCCTTGAGACCGTCCCTTAACGGGGTTGATGTGTCTAAGGTGCCGGAGAGGCAGCAGACCATCAATCTCCCTTGAAACAAGGTCACGGGGTATATCGAGGAACGCAAGGCGCTTTGGGCGGGGCCGTCACTCTCCCCGCCCAGGGCGCCTGGAGTGTACGGGCCCAGTCAGGCCCTGGGCAGTGGCAGACCGGGCATCTCTGCGGGTGCCGCAGGTGCTACTCGCCGTCGTACACGTGCAGGGTGAAGGTCTCCGGGCTCTGCACACCATCACGCTCATCCGGATGCGCTGGACCTGCGACGAAGACGTAGGTCGCCGCGTCGCCGCGTCGCCGAGGGCAAGACCGCACGCGACGCGCGACGCTGCCTCAAGCGAGCCATCTGTCGACAGCTCCTGAAGATCCTCGAACGCTCTGGCCGAAACCCGAGGAGCTTCCTCAAGCTGCTTGACGCGATAGAGCAACCTCGGCCGGGGCGTTGCCGCGCCGGTTCGAGTAACTGCGTCGCGCCTGGTGGTGACGTACCCGCGGCTGCTCGACCTTGGGCCGGGGCTGCAACGCTGGCCGCCGAGCCCTGGGCGGCCCTGTTTTCCGGGTCAGCAGGTCCTGCGGTAGGGGACGTCGGGGATGTGGGCTTTCCATTCCTGCTCGGTGAGGGAGCCGCTCTTGGTGCAGAGGTCCCGGATCAACTTCGCAGGCGTTACGGCGTGTGTGAGGAGTCTGCCGTTCTGGTCCACGCTGATCAGCGTCGAACCGTCGGGGGCGAAGGTGACCGCTACGACCGAGCCCGAGGGGTCAAGGGTGCCCGTGAACGGAGGGCCGAGCTGACTGTGGGTGCGGCTGTCCCATACGGTGATCTGTGCCTGCTCGCCCGGGTCCTCATGCACCGTGGCGAAGAGGCGGCTGTCGGGCGAGACGGCGACGGTGTGGCCGGACTCGGTGGACACCGCCCCGGTGCGCAGGTCTTCCCCTGCGGGCAGCAGGGTTCGGGCGTCCAAGGTCCTGAGGTACGGCTGGGATCCCTGGGGATAGGAGTAGACCGTCGAGCCGTCGTCGCTGATGGCGTTCATCTGCAGGTTCCCGGCGCTCTTGGTGATGATGCGGCCGGACGGGAACGCGACCCGCCCGAAGTTGGGCGCGGCGATCACGGACGTGCCGCTGGGGTCGAAGAGGACGGCTGATCCGTTGCCGTCGAAACCGAGCTTGGCGCGTATGTCCCGGATCCGGTGCATGGTGGTCAGGTCCCAGAACCTGAGCGCGTTGGTCCCGTCGGGCATCACCACCTGGGCTGCGAACGACCGGTTGTCGGGTGAGAAGGCGAATTCCTGCAGCGCCCCGCTGCTCTGTTTCCAGTTGAGCGGAGTGGGGAAAGTGCCGAGCTTTTTCTTCTTGGCCAGGTCCCAGATCTCAATCGTGGTGAGGCTGCTCTGGACGGCGAGGAGGCGTCCGTCGGCGCTGAGCGTGGGGTTGTCCGCCGAGATGCCGGGGCTGGGGATGGTGGCCCGTTTGGTGTGTGCCAGTGGGGACCAGATCTCGATGTTGCTGCCGTTGAGGAGCGCAAGGGTGCGCCGGTCGTCGCTGACCGCGCTCTCCGTGTAGAACTTGCCTGTGCCCTTGGGCGCTTTGGTGACTGTGGTGATGTCGAGTGAACGGACGGCACCGTCGATGCCGACGCATCGCAGTCCGGCGCCGTCGGCTGTGAAGAGCAGGCCGTTATCGCTGAAGCACTCGCTGTCGGTGGTCGAGTAGTGCATGAGGGGCTTCGGCTGACCCAGAAAGGCCATTTCCCAGATGACACCGCCCTGTGCAAGGTACCGGCTGTCCTGGCTGAAGTGTAGGGGATACAGCGCGGGGTCGTCCCCCCCGGTGAGCTCTGTGTCCCAGTAGCCTTCTGCACGGTGGTACAAACGGACCTTCCCGCCCTTTACTCCCAGGGCGGCGAGTTTGCCGTCCGGGCTGAAGACGACCGGGCCGGGAAATTCCTGGGTACCCAGCTTGAAGTCGGGAACGGGGATCTTCTTCTTCGTCCGGGTGTCGTACCAAGAGAACGGCTGTCCCTTGCCGTTGGGGTAGGGGAGGGAGAGTATGCGTTCGTCCGGTGAGAACGAGGTGTTCCAGACGGGAAAGCTGCCTCCGGTCGTGGTGATGATCTTCTTGGCCGTGCGGGTGTCCCAGATCGCCATGGTGGGTTTCGTGTCGGCGTCGATTCCCTCGGTCCGCAGATAGGTGCCGTGAGGGCTGAGCGCCACTCTCGGCTGGTACACGTCTCTGCCGCTGGGGTAGGTGTGCGTGCCGAGGGGGCGCGCATTGGTGGCATCGAGCAGGCGGGTCTTGCCGTCCTCGGTGCTCACGGCGGCCGTCCTGCCGTCGGAGGACAGCGTGACGTAGCGAACCTTGGACCGGGCGTTGTAGTGGCCGGTCTGTCGGCGGGTGTCGACGTTCCATAGGCCGACGCGGGTGCCGCCGGCGGCGATGAGGGTGTGCCCGGTCTCGTCGAGGGCGGAGGTCGACACGACATAGCCGGGAAGCTTGAGGAACCTCGTCTTCCTGCTGATTACTCAGGGTGAACAGTGCGGACCGCGACTCGGGGGTATCGCCGAGGCGGGCGGAGGCCACCGCCAGTCGGCGTGCGAGCTGGGGGTCGGTGCGGCGGAGCGACTCCGCGGTGCCGGCCACCTGAGCGGAGGCCGCGCGGTCGCGCTGACCGACGACGATCTGTCGCTGTTGGAAGGCGACACCGGCAGCGATCAGGGCGAGGGTCAGTGCCGTGGCGAGGAAGACGTTGATGCGTTTGGTGCGGCGCAACTGTGAGCGGTGATGCTGCCGGCTGGTTTCCAGCAGCACGGTGATCTCCTCCGGGAGCGGGCGCTGATCCGCCCATTCCTCTCCCTCAGCGAGGAGGGATCCGCTCAGCAGGTCTCCGGGAAGGCGGCTCTGTGCGTGGCTGGCCTGCTGGTCGGTGGCGCGCTGCAGCCAGACGTGGAACTGCCGGTCTTCGGCGACCCAGTCACGCAGGTCGGCCCAGCCGCGAATCAGCGCGTCGTGGATGAGTTCCGCCGCCGGCTCCCCAGGGGGCTCGCCGACGGGTGTGGTGGCGCCACCGGTGGTGATGATCCGGTAGCGGGTGAGCGCCGCGATGGCGTCGTCGAAGGCGCCGTCGGTGTCGGGGCCGGGACCTCTCGGGTCGGCGGCCAGGGCGCGCAAGCGTGTGAAGGGAACTCGCCTGCGGGTGGCAGGGATGCCGCCGGCCTCGTCGGCGGGCCGCACCAGTGCGGTGAGGATCCGGCGGGCGGTGGGCTGTTGGTCCACGGGCAGTTGGCCGAGGGCGTGGTTGCACAAGTGCGAGAGGCTGCCCGTGACCTTGCCCATCTGCTCGTAGGCCTCGTGGGTGAGGCGGCCGTCGTTGTCCCGGCGCAACCACAGCTGGCGCAGAGTCAGTTGCAGAGGTGGGAGCAGCGTGACCGGTGCCTGCCGTGCCACCGGGTCGATGTCCAGGATGTCGTCGACGATCCGGTCCGCGAGGTCGGGCGCGAGAGGCAGACCGACGGCGGCGGCAGGCCGCGTGATGATCTCTTGCAGGTCGCGGCGGTTCAGCGTCTCGGGAACGTTGCACAGTCCGGGCAGGGCGACGGCCATCAGGTCGGGGGCGAGGGTGCTGAGGGGACCGTAGAAGTCATTGCGCATGACCAGGAGCACGGTCACGGCGGTATGGGACCTGCTCAGCTCCACGAGCTGGTCGATGGCTCGCAGACGCCGGTCCTCGGAGTGTGTCTGCGAAGGCTCGGCCGGCTGGGTGAGGAATTCCTCGAACTGGTCGATGACCAGGAGCAGATGGTCGTGGTCCGGCTCACCGTCGAGGCGGGCCCGCGCCGCGCTCGTAAGGCCATCGGCCACCGTGCCGGGCAGTCCGGAGTCCTCCAGCTCGGCGAGGAGGTCCTGGCCGGGGCGGGCACGCAGCGCCAGCCAGCGGTCACTGCCTGGAATATCCCCCTTGGCCAGGGCAGGCAGCACGCCCGCGTTGACCAGTGAGGACTTTCCCGCCCCTGAAGGGCCGAGCAGCATCAGCAGCAGCCGGTTTCCCCTCAGTGTCGCAAGTACGCGCTCCACTGCGGCCTCGCGGCCGTGGAACCAGTCGGCCTGCTTGTCGGTGAACGGCTCCAGTCCCAGATACGGACATGCCGTGTCCTCGGCCAACTCGGGCCGGACGTCCCGCAGTACCTCGGCCGGGGTGGCGAAGGCGGTGCCGAGCCCTTTCAGATACCGGTCAGGGGAGGCGATGGAGGTGACCATGCCGATCGTCAGCCCGGTCAACTCGTCCACGACCGGTCCGCCGCTGAATCCGGTGGTGAGGTCGTTGGCCTTCGTCAACTGGAGCAGCCGACCCGCGGCACCGCCCCCGGGCAGCAGGCCGCCGGCCTCTCCGTACCCGAAGCGGCCGCCCGGCGGCGCCTGGGAGGGAAATCCGTACGAGAAGACCCGATGTCCGTGAGAGCCCGCGCTCGCGCCCACGGGCACGCCCTGGGCCCCGGACGGCACTGACTGGAGGCGGAGGACGGCGACATCCTCGGCCTCCGGCGCCCGCCATTGCTCGGCGACCACCGCCGCCATGACCCGCGGTGTGTCCGGCAGGAGGGGAAAGAGCACCTCCACCTGCCCCCCGGGGTGCTGCCCCGCGGCATCGACGACATGCGCGCAGGTGAAGCCAGTCCTGTCCTCGGTCAGGAAGCCCGCCCCGGCGATGCCTCCGTCCGGCGCGAGAACCTGGAAAACGCCGTTGTGGACGGCTGGTTCGCCTGAGCCGGCAAGGCTGTTCACGTCCCCCCGGGAGGTCATCAGGCGGCCGCTTCGGCCCTGTGCCGACGCGCCCCCCGCTTCTTCACGGTGCGTCCTGCCCGGAGTCACCGCGCTCCCACACCATGCGGACCTTGAGGTGGAGGGCCGCCTCCCCGGCCGTGATGACCGCACCGGCCTTCGCCGACAGGTTCACCCCGAACTCCACCTCCACCTCCCGGGGCCCCGCCTGCCTCAGCTGGTCCAGCACTGCCCGTGCCGTCTCGCGTACGGGGACCAGCGACTCGTGCAGGGTCCGGGGCAGTTCGCGCACCGCGTGGCTGACCCGACCCGCTTTGACCGGCCCGTCGAACTCCGGTGCGCCTTCCACTTCTTCCAGCAGAATCGCCCCGCCGCCTTCCAGCGGCATCCGCGCAAGAGCGGGCACTGTCCTACCTCCTTGGGACCTCCACAACGGATTTGATCCATTTAACCGGGAAACGTCTCCCGTCGGCCGCTGGTCTCTCTGCTTCCTCACAGACCGCCACATACGGATCAGGCGATTCCGTGAGCTGGTTCGTGGGTCAGAAGGACGACCGCGGCCTGAAAGTAACGAGCGCATCGGCAAGCATCGCCGACCCGGACCCTGAACCAGCCGTCCCGCGCGTGGACGCCGACGACCCGCTCGCCCCGTACCGCAAGCGGCGCCCGCCGATAGACATCTACCGCCGTCACCGTCCGGTGCACGGCGGCGCCGACCACCTCCGGACCGACGAGCCACGAGTCCTGGAGGGGTGGGACAACTTCACCTACCAGGAGGTCGGCACCGCACCGAACCTCGCCGCCGCCCAGAACTGGGTTGCTGAGCCGGCACTCGATGACGACTCCGCCGCGTGATGCGGCAGGTCAGCCCTTCCGGGCGGGGCGCTGGCCGGGCATGTCATGCCGTCGCCCCAGGTAGCTGATCATCCCAAGCGAGAAGCCGGTCTCCTCGGCGAGCTCGCGGCAGGTGCGTCCGGCGGCCCGTTGATCGCGGAGCCAGTCGAGATCGATCTGGCGCCAGCGGGTCGCCTTGCCCTCGCGGCTCATGCCGTACTCGCGGGCCAGGACCTTGATGGCCTCCTCGTTCACGTCGACGTGCTTCGCGATCCACTTCAGCGTGCGGTATTCGTCGAGGTAGAAGCGTGCGAATTTGTCCCTGGGGAGCGCGGCGCGAGCCCGTCGAACAGTGGCTCCTCTCTCCCACTTCGCGCTCTTCGCCCCTGCGGGAGGGGCCGGCTGCTCCTGCAGGACGAAGCGGACGGCGTCATGGCTGACGCCGAGGCGGCGGCCGGCCTGTGCTGTTGTCAGGCCTTCGTCCCTGATGAGCCGGTGCAGCATGCCAGGGTCGATGTCCCGCAGGTCGCAGCCGGGTAACTTGAGATCGCAGACGATGTCTGTCGGAGGCTGCCAGGAGAGGGGTTCGTCGCGGATTCCCTGCTGTTGAGGAACTCGGTTGCGTGTGCTTCGAGTTGGCTCATCAGCGCCGGGGGTGAGATCTGTTTCGAAGGTCCGCAGCATGGTCCGCAGTTCCGTGGTGCTGGGCGTGTAGGCGGGCGGGGCGAGGGTTGCGGGGAGTCCGCTGAGCCGTTCGAACAGCAGCGCTCGGGCGAACTGGTGGCGCCGTATTCCGCCCGCTTCGAAGTCGATGTCGCGGCAGAGCTGGGTCCAGGTGTCCAGCGGCAGCAGGTCGCGGTAGTCAACCGTGCGGCGGCGGGTGTAGTCGATCGGTGATCCTTCCTGGTCAAGGTGGTCCGCCAGCGCGAGCAGGCCGAGGCTGATGCCGTGGAAGTGGCCCCGCTTCGTGAGCCGGAACGTCATGTGGGACCCCAGCCGGTCCTCCACCGGTGCGCGAAGGAGGCGGGCCGTCGTGGTGAAGTCCCCTGTGCCTCCGACCAGCAGCAGGTAGCACGACAGGGCCGGACGGATGGTGCGTGAGAGGGTTCCGTCGAGGG carries:
- a CDS encoding DUF6087 family protein gives rise to the protein MDADDPLAPYRKRRPPIDIYRRHRPVHGGADHLRTDEPRVLEGWDNFTYQEVGTAPNLAAAQNWVAEPALDDDSAA
- a CDS encoding SgcJ/EcaC family oxidoreductase encodes the protein MLGTAEQQAVLRDVMDRWRAAVDAHEPEEVAALFREDAVFQGLHPYSVGRQGVAEYYASQPAGMTAAYEVLETRALADGVLLGYLDVDFAFTDRSDIHVTLSVVLTRGAGGGWSLAHYQVTRLD
- a CDS encoding WD40 repeat domain-containing protein; the encoded protein is MSTSALDETGHTLIAAGGTRVGLWNVDTRRQTGHYNARSKVRYVTLSSDGRTAAVSTEDGKTRLLDATNARPLGTHTYPSGRDVYQPRVALSPHGTYLRTEGIDADTKPTMAIWDTRTAKKIITTTGGSFPVWNTSFSPDERILSLPYPNGKGQPFSWYDTRTKKKIPVPDFKLGTQEFPGPVVFSPDGKLAALGVKGGKVRLYHRAEGYWDTELTGGDDPALYPLHFSQDSRYLAQGGVIWEMAFLGQPKPLMHYSTTDSECFSDNGLLFTADGAGLRCVGIDGAVRSLDITTVTKAPKGTGKFYTESAVSDDRRTLALLNGSNIEIWSPLAHTKRATIPSPGISADNPTLSADGRLLAVQSSLTTIEIWDLAKKKKLGTFPTPLNWKQSSGALQEFAFSPDNRSFAAQVVMPDGTNALRFWDLTTMHRIRDIRAKLGFDGNGSAVLFDPSGTSVIAAPNFGRVAFPSGRIITKSAGNLQMNAISDDGSTVYSYPQGSQPYLRTLDARTLLPAGEDLRTGAVSTESGHTVAVSPDSRLFATVHEDPGEQAQITVWDSRTHSQLGPPFTGTLDPSGSVVAVTFAPDGSTLISVDQNGRLLTHAVTPAKLIRDLCTKSGSLTEQEWKAHIPDVPYRRTC
- a CDS encoding SDR family NAD(P)-dependent oxidoreductase is translated as MKTTGTTDTTDTTDTTDTTDTSGTKVAIVTGASQGIGAGLVEAYRKLGFAVVATSRTIAASDEPDLVTVQGDIADPETAERVAAAAIERFGRIDTLVNNAGLFVAKPFTAYTREDYDTVIGVNLGGFFRLTQLAVGQMLRQGGGHVVQIGTSLVDHALAGVPSVLASLTKGGLQSATKALAIEYAGRGIRSNAVALGIVKTPMHAEADFETYAALHPVGRMGEIGDVVDAVLYLQNAPFVTGEVLHVDGGQSAGH
- a CDS encoding ATP-binding protein, whose protein sequence is MNETLTLIAAELCANAVRHGRVPGRDFHVRLTAEAEGGADGGRLRLEVSDTREERRPVVTVPTEPAPDAESGRDLLLVAALADGWGVTDRRSGPGKTVWAVVGTASGNRHGALRQTPGCRADAIPGRP
- a CDS encoding YbfB/YjiJ family MFS transporter, which produces MGVGRFVYTPILPLMHAGAGLSTGAGANLATANYVGYLAGALAGTFLPRLVRSPAVLRGALLALVASLAAMPLTRSTLVWLLLRLGAGMFSALIFVTAASSLLSRPRKYPAHLPGWAFGGVGAGIALSGVLVLALRPVGDWRTAWWAAAALAAVLSVAAWGLRPESATGAGVNAGAGAAPPGRRQGEPVPGRSRVRTRRWFGALFVSYTLEGVGYIIAGTFLVAAVEQSSPGRLGSGAWVLVGLAAVPSSALWAGLGRHWSRPTLLTAALLVQAVGIALPALSGGVAAALISATLFGGTFIGVSTLTLATGTHLRVPRAVALLTAGYSVGQILGPLVAAPLLHHGYRRALALAAVTVLVAALAALVLRVRFPHRMPVPDGDGPVHRPAPDADVTPRAGEPAGS
- a CDS encoding CU044_2847 family protein, whose translation is MPALARMPLEGGGAILLEEVEGAPEFDGPVKAGRVSHAVRELPRTLHESLVPVRETARAVLDQLRQAGPREVEVEFGVNLSAKAGAVITAGEAALHLKVRMVWERGDSGQDAP